The Aquincola tertiaricarbonis genomic sequence GTCGATCTGGCTTTGCAGCGCCGCCGTCACGGTGTAGCCGGGCGAGACGGTGTTGACCCGCACGCCGCTGCGACCCCATTCGGCCGCCAGGCTTTCACCCAGGCTGATGACGCCGGCCTTGGCCGGCGAGTAGGCATGCAGCGGCATCGAGCGCATGCCCGCCACCGAGGCGATGTTGACGATGGCGCCGCCGCCGCGGCGGGCCATCGCGCTGCCGAACTCGGCGCAGCAGGCATAGGTGCCTTCCAGGTCCACGGCCACCACCTGGCGCCATTGCGCGTGCGTCAGCGCATCGGGCGGCAGCGGGTCCTGCACGATGCCGGCGCAGTTGACCAGGCGGTCCACCTGCAGGCCTTCGGCTTCCAGCTGCCGGCGCACAGCGGCCACGGCCTCGCGGTCGGTCACGTCCAGCGTCACGCCGCGCAGGCCCAGGCGCGCGGCGGTGTCGGCGGTGCGGCCGGCATGCAGGTCGGCCACCACCACGGTGGCGCCGAGCGCCCGCAGCCGCTCGGCACAGGCCAGGCCGATGCCGCTGGCACCGCCGGTGACCAGGGCCACATGGCCTGCGAAGGAGGAGGAAGACGACATGGCAGTGGCGCAGTGGAGG encodes the following:
- a CDS encoding SDR family NAD(P)-dependent oxidoreductase, which produces MSSSSSFAGHVALVTGGASGIGLACAERLRALGATVVVADLHAGRTADTAARLGLRGVTLDVTDREAVAAVRRQLEAEGLQVDRLVNCAGIVQDPLPPDALTHAQWRQVVAVDLEGTYACCAEFGSAMARRGGGAIVNIASVAGMRSMPLHAYSPAKAGVISLGESLAAEWGRSGVRVNTVSPGYTVTAALQSQIDKGLRDPEKLKANSALGVLIRPEHIAAAIVFLLSDEAQMVTGINLPVDAGWLVAGSWSTFGGVRPGLHHDNHQETPA